One part of the Vidua chalybeata isolate OUT-0048 chromosome 11, bVidCha1 merged haplotype, whole genome shotgun sequence genome encodes these proteins:
- the SLC38A8 gene encoding putative sodium-coupled neutral amino acid transporter 8 isoform X4 has protein sequence MERAAGEARPLLPAPGGSAGLSSPGLSSAGAVFILLKSALGAGLLSFPWAFGRAGGAVPALLVELGSLVFLVSGLAVLGYAAALSAQPTYQGVVRAVCGAAVGKLCEVCFLLNLFMISVALLRVVGDQLEKLCDYLYPNGTLSGAPQLPPWYVDQRFTLSALCVLVIFPLSVPREIGFQKYSSVLGTLAACYLTLVVILKYYLQAESLRLTEPPQPSRSSSWTSIFSVIPTICFGFQCHEACVAIYSSMRNQSFSHWVTVSVLSMLICLLIYSLTAGLYGYLTFGEAVASDVLMSYPGNDPLVIVARLLFGISIVTIYPIVVLLGRSVVKDLWAAPKRGAMAVSEAHERRSRVALTVTWMAATLGIALFVPDIGKVIELIGGISAFFIFIFPGKRLCLVCVTGTRSLGPRKKATQVGDQHEHEEKGRHELGRWRLRGDSPSLPGTVREGARC, from the exons ATGGAGCGGGCGGCGGGCGAGGCCCGGCCCCTGCTGCCGGCGCCGGGGGGCTCCGCCGGGCTCTCCTCGCCCGGGCTCTCTTCCGCCGGCGCCGTCTTCATCCTGCTCAAGTCTGCGCTGGGCGCGGGGCTGCTGAGCTTCCCCTGGGCCTTCGGCAGGGCCGGAGGGGCCGTCCCCGCCCTCCTGGTGGAGCTG GGCTCGCTGGTGTTCCTGGTGAGCGGGCTGGCGGTGCTGGGCTACGCCGCGGCCCTCAGCGCCCAGCCCACCTACCAGGGCGTGGTCCGGGCCGTGTGCGGGGCGGCCGTGGGGAAGCTCTGTGAGGTCTGCTTCCTCCTCAACCTCTTCATGATCTCCGTGGCCCTTCTCAGGGTGGTGGGCGACCAGCTGGAGAAAC TGTGTGACTACCTGTACCCCAACGGGACACTGAGTGGGGCCCCTCAGCTGCCCCCCTGGTACGTGGACCAGCGCTTCACCCTCTCAGCTCTCTGTGTCCTCGTCATCTTCCCActctctgtccccagggagaTCGGCTTCCAGAAGTACTCCAG CGTCTTGGGCACGCTGGCTGCCTGCTACCTCACTCTGGTTGTCATCCTGAAATACTACCTGCAGGCAGAGAGCCTGCGTTTGACTGAGCCGCCCCAGCCCTCCAG GTCCTCCTCCTGGACCTCCATCTTCAGTGTCATTCCCACCATCTGCTTTGGCTTCCAG TGCCACGAGGCATGTGTGGCCATTTACAGCAGCATGCGCAACCAGAGCTTCTCCCACTGGGTCACCGTCTCTGTGCTCTCCATGCTCATTTGCCTGCTCATCTACTCCCTCACTG CAGGGCTCTATGGCTACCTGACCTTTGGCGAGGCCGTGGCGTCCGATGTCCTGATGTCCTACCCAGGGAATGACCCGCTTGTCATCGTCGCCCGCCTGCTCTTTGGCATTTCCATTGTCACCATTTACCCCattgtggtgctgctgggcag ATCCGTGGTGAAGGACTTGTGGGCAGCCCCGAAGCGCGGGGCCATGGCAGTGTCTGAGGCACACGAGCGGCGCAGCCGGGTGGCACTGACGGTCACCTGGATGGCTGCCACGCTGGGCATCGCCCTGTTTGTCCCCGACATCGGCAAAGTCATCGAGCTCATCGGGGGCATCAGCGccttcttcatcttcatcttccCAGGCAAGA ggctgtgcctcgTGTGCGTGACTGGGACCCGCAGCCTCGGGCCACGCAAAAA GGCCACGCAGGTGGGTGACCAGCATGAGCATGAGGAGAAGGGACGACATGAGCTGGGGCGATGGAGACTGCGAGGGGACAGTCCCAGCCTGCCTGGGACAGTCCGGGAAGGAGCACGGTGCTGA
- the SLC38A8 gene encoding putative sodium-coupled neutral amino acid transporter 8 isoform X5, which yields MERAAGEARPLLPAPGGSAGLSSPGLSSAGAVFILLKSALGAGLLSFPWAFGRAGGAVPALLVELGSLVFLVSGLAVLGYAAALSAQPTYQGVVRAVCGAAVGKLCEVCFLLNLFMISVALLRVVGDQLEKLCDYLYPNGTLSGAPQLPPWYVDQRFTLSALCVLVIFPLSVPREIGFQKYSSVLGTLAACYLTLVVILKYYLQAESLRLTEPPQPSRSSSWTSIFSVIPTICFGFQCHEACVAIYSSMRNQSFSHWVTVSVLSMLICLLIYSLTAGLYGYLTFGEAVASDVLMSYPGNDPLVIVARLLFGISIVTIYPIVVLLGRSVVKDLWAAPKRGAMAVSEAHERRSRVALTVTWMAATLGIALFVPDIGKVIELIGGISAFFIFIFPAGLCLVCVTGTRSLGPRKKATQVGDQHEHEEKGRHELGRWRLRGDSPSLPGTVREGARC from the exons ATGGAGCGGGCGGCGGGCGAGGCCCGGCCCCTGCTGCCGGCGCCGGGGGGCTCCGCCGGGCTCTCCTCGCCCGGGCTCTCTTCCGCCGGCGCCGTCTTCATCCTGCTCAAGTCTGCGCTGGGCGCGGGGCTGCTGAGCTTCCCCTGGGCCTTCGGCAGGGCCGGAGGGGCCGTCCCCGCCCTCCTGGTGGAGCTG GGCTCGCTGGTGTTCCTGGTGAGCGGGCTGGCGGTGCTGGGCTACGCCGCGGCCCTCAGCGCCCAGCCCACCTACCAGGGCGTGGTCCGGGCCGTGTGCGGGGCGGCCGTGGGGAAGCTCTGTGAGGTCTGCTTCCTCCTCAACCTCTTCATGATCTCCGTGGCCCTTCTCAGGGTGGTGGGCGACCAGCTGGAGAAAC TGTGTGACTACCTGTACCCCAACGGGACACTGAGTGGGGCCCCTCAGCTGCCCCCCTGGTACGTGGACCAGCGCTTCACCCTCTCAGCTCTCTGTGTCCTCGTCATCTTCCCActctctgtccccagggagaTCGGCTTCCAGAAGTACTCCAG CGTCTTGGGCACGCTGGCTGCCTGCTACCTCACTCTGGTTGTCATCCTGAAATACTACCTGCAGGCAGAGAGCCTGCGTTTGACTGAGCCGCCCCAGCCCTCCAG GTCCTCCTCCTGGACCTCCATCTTCAGTGTCATTCCCACCATCTGCTTTGGCTTCCAG TGCCACGAGGCATGTGTGGCCATTTACAGCAGCATGCGCAACCAGAGCTTCTCCCACTGGGTCACCGTCTCTGTGCTCTCCATGCTCATTTGCCTGCTCATCTACTCCCTCACTG CAGGGCTCTATGGCTACCTGACCTTTGGCGAGGCCGTGGCGTCCGATGTCCTGATGTCCTACCCAGGGAATGACCCGCTTGTCATCGTCGCCCGCCTGCTCTTTGGCATTTCCATTGTCACCATTTACCCCattgtggtgctgctgggcag ATCCGTGGTGAAGGACTTGTGGGCAGCCCCGAAGCGCGGGGCCATGGCAGTGTCTGAGGCACACGAGCGGCGCAGCCGGGTGGCACTGACGGTCACCTGGATGGCTGCCACGCTGGGCATCGCCCTGTTTGTCCCCGACATCGGCAAAGTCATCGAGCTCATCGGGGGCATCAGCGccttcttcatcttcatcttccCAG cagggctgtgcctcgTGTGCGTGACTGGGACCCGCAGCCTCGGGCCACGCAAAAA GGCCACGCAGGTGGGTGACCAGCATGAGCATGAGGAGAAGGGACGACATGAGCTGGGGCGATGGAGACTGCGAGGGGACAGTCCCAGCCTGCCTGGGACAGTCCGGGAAGGAGCACGGTGCTGA
- the SLC38A8 gene encoding putative sodium-coupled neutral amino acid transporter 8 isoform X7, which produces MERAAGEARPLLPAPGGSAGLSSPGLSSAGAVFILLKSALGAGLLSFPWAFGRAGGAVPALLVELGSLVFLVSGLAVLGYAAALSAQPTYQGVVRAVCGAAVGKLCEVCFLLNLFMISVALLRVVGDQLEKLCDYLYPNGTLSGAPQLPPWYVDQRFTLSALCVLVIFPLSVPREIGFQKYSSVLGTLAACYLTLVVILKYYLQAESLRLTEPPQPSRSSSWTSIFSVIPTICFGFQCHEACVAIYSSMRNQSFSHWVTVSVLSMLICLLIYSLTGLYGYLTFGEAVASDVLMSYPGNDPLVIVARLLFGISIVTIYPIVVLLGRSVVKDLWAAPKRGAMAVSEAHERRSRVALTVTWMAATLGIALFVPDIGKVIELIGGISAFFIFIFPGLCLVCVTGTRSLGPRKKATQVGDQHEHEEKGRHELGRWRLRGDSPSLPGTVREGARC; this is translated from the exons ATGGAGCGGGCGGCGGGCGAGGCCCGGCCCCTGCTGCCGGCGCCGGGGGGCTCCGCCGGGCTCTCCTCGCCCGGGCTCTCTTCCGCCGGCGCCGTCTTCATCCTGCTCAAGTCTGCGCTGGGCGCGGGGCTGCTGAGCTTCCCCTGGGCCTTCGGCAGGGCCGGAGGGGCCGTCCCCGCCCTCCTGGTGGAGCTG GGCTCGCTGGTGTTCCTGGTGAGCGGGCTGGCGGTGCTGGGCTACGCCGCGGCCCTCAGCGCCCAGCCCACCTACCAGGGCGTGGTCCGGGCCGTGTGCGGGGCGGCCGTGGGGAAGCTCTGTGAGGTCTGCTTCCTCCTCAACCTCTTCATGATCTCCGTGGCCCTTCTCAGGGTGGTGGGCGACCAGCTGGAGAAAC TGTGTGACTACCTGTACCCCAACGGGACACTGAGTGGGGCCCCTCAGCTGCCCCCCTGGTACGTGGACCAGCGCTTCACCCTCTCAGCTCTCTGTGTCCTCGTCATCTTCCCActctctgtccccagggagaTCGGCTTCCAGAAGTACTCCAG CGTCTTGGGCACGCTGGCTGCCTGCTACCTCACTCTGGTTGTCATCCTGAAATACTACCTGCAGGCAGAGAGCCTGCGTTTGACTGAGCCGCCCCAGCCCTCCAG GTCCTCCTCCTGGACCTCCATCTTCAGTGTCATTCCCACCATCTGCTTTGGCTTCCAG TGCCACGAGGCATGTGTGGCCATTTACAGCAGCATGCGCAACCAGAGCTTCTCCCACTGGGTCACCGTCTCTGTGCTCTCCATGCTCATTTGCCTGCTCATCTACTCCCTCACTG GGCTCTATGGCTACCTGACCTTTGGCGAGGCCGTGGCGTCCGATGTCCTGATGTCCTACCCAGGGAATGACCCGCTTGTCATCGTCGCCCGCCTGCTCTTTGGCATTTCCATTGTCACCATTTACCCCattgtggtgctgctgggcag ATCCGTGGTGAAGGACTTGTGGGCAGCCCCGAAGCGCGGGGCCATGGCAGTGTCTGAGGCACACGAGCGGCGCAGCCGGGTGGCACTGACGGTCACCTGGATGGCTGCCACGCTGGGCATCGCCCTGTTTGTCCCCGACATCGGCAAAGTCATCGAGCTCATCGGGGGCATCAGCGccttcttcatcttcatcttccCAG ggctgtgcctcgTGTGCGTGACTGGGACCCGCAGCCTCGGGCCACGCAAAAA GGCCACGCAGGTGGGTGACCAGCATGAGCATGAGGAGAAGGGACGACATGAGCTGGGGCGATGGAGACTGCGAGGGGACAGTCCCAGCCTGCCTGGGACAGTCCGGGAAGGAGCACGGTGCTGA
- the SLC38A8 gene encoding putative sodium-coupled neutral amino acid transporter 8 isoform X3, with translation MERAAGEARPLLPAPGGSAGLSSPGLSSAGAVFILLKSALGAGLLSFPWAFGRAGGAVPALLVELGSLVFLVSGLAVLGYAAALSAQPTYQGVVRAVCGAAVGKLCEVCFLLNLFMISVALLRVVGDQLEKLCDYLYPNGTLSGAPQLPPWYVDQRFTLSALCVLVIFPLSVPREIGFQKYSSVLGTLAACYLTLVVILKYYLQAESLRLTEPPQPSRSSSWTSIFSVIPTICFGFQCHEACVAIYSSMRNQSFSHWVTVSVLSMLICLLIYSLTGLYGYLTFGEAVASDVLMSYPGNDPLVIVARLLFGISIVTIYPIVVLLGRSVVKDLWAAPKRGAMAVSEAHERRSRVALTVTWMAATLGIALFVPDIGKVIELIGGISAFFIFIFPGKTGLCLVCVTGTRSLGPRKKATQVGDQHEHEEKGRHELGRWRLRGDSPSLPGTVREGARC, from the exons ATGGAGCGGGCGGCGGGCGAGGCCCGGCCCCTGCTGCCGGCGCCGGGGGGCTCCGCCGGGCTCTCCTCGCCCGGGCTCTCTTCCGCCGGCGCCGTCTTCATCCTGCTCAAGTCTGCGCTGGGCGCGGGGCTGCTGAGCTTCCCCTGGGCCTTCGGCAGGGCCGGAGGGGCCGTCCCCGCCCTCCTGGTGGAGCTG GGCTCGCTGGTGTTCCTGGTGAGCGGGCTGGCGGTGCTGGGCTACGCCGCGGCCCTCAGCGCCCAGCCCACCTACCAGGGCGTGGTCCGGGCCGTGTGCGGGGCGGCCGTGGGGAAGCTCTGTGAGGTCTGCTTCCTCCTCAACCTCTTCATGATCTCCGTGGCCCTTCTCAGGGTGGTGGGCGACCAGCTGGAGAAAC TGTGTGACTACCTGTACCCCAACGGGACACTGAGTGGGGCCCCTCAGCTGCCCCCCTGGTACGTGGACCAGCGCTTCACCCTCTCAGCTCTCTGTGTCCTCGTCATCTTCCCActctctgtccccagggagaTCGGCTTCCAGAAGTACTCCAG CGTCTTGGGCACGCTGGCTGCCTGCTACCTCACTCTGGTTGTCATCCTGAAATACTACCTGCAGGCAGAGAGCCTGCGTTTGACTGAGCCGCCCCAGCCCTCCAG GTCCTCCTCCTGGACCTCCATCTTCAGTGTCATTCCCACCATCTGCTTTGGCTTCCAG TGCCACGAGGCATGTGTGGCCATTTACAGCAGCATGCGCAACCAGAGCTTCTCCCACTGGGTCACCGTCTCTGTGCTCTCCATGCTCATTTGCCTGCTCATCTACTCCCTCACTG GGCTCTATGGCTACCTGACCTTTGGCGAGGCCGTGGCGTCCGATGTCCTGATGTCCTACCCAGGGAATGACCCGCTTGTCATCGTCGCCCGCCTGCTCTTTGGCATTTCCATTGTCACCATTTACCCCattgtggtgctgctgggcag ATCCGTGGTGAAGGACTTGTGGGCAGCCCCGAAGCGCGGGGCCATGGCAGTGTCTGAGGCACACGAGCGGCGCAGCCGGGTGGCACTGACGGTCACCTGGATGGCTGCCACGCTGGGCATCGCCCTGTTTGTCCCCGACATCGGCAAAGTCATCGAGCTCATCGGGGGCATCAGCGccttcttcatcttcatcttccCAGGCAAGA cagggctgtgcctcgTGTGCGTGACTGGGACCCGCAGCCTCGGGCCACGCAAAAA GGCCACGCAGGTGGGTGACCAGCATGAGCATGAGGAGAAGGGACGACATGAGCTGGGGCGATGGAGACTGCGAGGGGACAGTCCCAGCCTGCCTGGGACAGTCCGGGAAGGAGCACGGTGCTGA